In Coturnix japonica isolate 7356 chromosome 9, Coturnix japonica 2.1, whole genome shotgun sequence, a single window of DNA contains:
- the C9H3orf33 gene encoding protein C3orf33 homolog: MAERRGGAAEGLARLSEWADAHLGLVRSLSAGVAVAGLLVLARSVRMTTKFTNALDVPAGFIQKNVKLRGKVHRVTEKGLEVEHIPISVPFITSIQRKWQSEGLLLVRLAGVELTPEGTEWIQRELKPSQVIWFQLLGREHLALECLVIVNKGRFSSVCLNEEVLREGLGRAASIEGLQHDSHLFWELHKRLLRAELKALRKNKGIWKEESFSERLRARMSSSNFMQTLKRFVSWLRSKV, translated from the exons ATGGCGGagcggcgcggcggggcggcggAAGGCCTGGCCCGCCTCTCCGAGTGGGCGGACGCGCACCTCGGCCTCGTGCGG AGTCTCAGTGCCGGCGTGGCGGTGGCCgggctgctggtgctggccAGGAGCGTCCGCATG ACCACAAAGTTCACGAATGCTTTGGATGTTCCTGCGGGCTTCATACAAAAGAACGTGAAACTGCGTGGAAAAGTGCATCGTGTCACTGAGAAGGGTCTGGAAGTTGAGCACATTCCCATTAGCGTTCCTTTCATCACCTCGATACAgagaaaat GGCAGTCCGAGGGTCTGTTGCTGGTGAGACTGGCCGGCGTGGAGCTGACCCCCGAGGGCACAGAGTGGATCCAGAGGGAGCTGAAACCCTCCCAAGTGATCTGGTTCCAGCTCCTCGGGAGGGAGCACTTGGCACTCGAGTGCCTTGTCATAGTAAATAAG GGCCGATTTTCCAGCGTGTGCTTAAATGAGGAGGTCCTGAGAGAAGGGCTTGGAAGAGCAGCGAGCATAGAAGGACTGCAGCACGATTCTCACCTGTTCTGGGAGCTGCACAAAAGACTTCTCCGAGCAGAGCTGAAAGCCTTGAGGAAAAACAAGGGCatatggaaagaagaaagcttctCTGAAAGGCTTAGAGCTCGTATGAGCAGCAGTAACTTCATGCAGACACTGAAGCGTTTTGTGAGCTGGTTGAGAAGCAAAGTTTAA